The stretch of DNA CGCGGAGAGGAAGGCCCGCGCGTCGCCGACCGACTCCATGTAGATCAGGATCGCCTCGGTCTTCGGGTCCTGGCCGAGGTAGTCGATCAGGTCGCCCCAGCCGACGTCGGACATCGAGCCGATCGAGACGAAGGCGGAGAAGCCGACGTTCTCCTTGTGCGCCCAGTCGAGCACCGACGTGCAGAGCGCGCCGGACTGGCTGATGAAGCCGAGCCGGCCGGGACGGGCGATCGAGCGGGCGAACGTGGCGTTGAAGTTGGAGACCGGGCTCATCACGCCGAGGCAGTTCGGCCCGACGATCCGGATGCCGCCCTTGCGGGCCTCCGCCAGCACCTGCTGTTCGAGCGCCAGCCCTTCGGCCCCGAGCTCCTTGAAGCCGGCGCTGATGATGATCGCCCCCTTGACCCCCTTCTGCGCGCACTCGCGGATCACGCCGGGGACGGCCTTCGAGGGGGTCGAAATGACCGCCAGCTCGCATTCGCCGGGGATCTCGGACACCGACGGGTACGCCTTCACGCCGAGCACGCTCGGCCGCTTCGGGTTGACCGGGTAGACCGTCCCGCCGAACGGGTTGGTCACGAGGTTCCACATCAACGTGCGGCCGACGCTGTTCGCGGCCTCCGTCGCCCCGACCACGGCCACGCTCTTCGGCGCGAAGAACACGTCGAGCGGATGAGCTTGGGCGTGAAGCAGATCATGGGCCCCTTCAGGGGCGGACTTCTTTCCCCCTTCGTCGTTCGCCATGGATCGTCTCCTATCTTTTGCGCCGCCCGGACGAGAGCGTCGCCGCGGCGTCCGCGCGGAGAATCAATACCGTCCCGGAGCGCCGAACGCGCCCGGAAAAGGACGTCCGATCGTAGCACCGAACCCGAAGAGGGGGCCGGAACGGCCGCGGCCGGCGGCCGGCCCGGGGCGCGGGAACTGTCCGCGGAAACCGCTCCCGTCGCGCGCGCGGCCTCCCCCTCGGCGCGGCGCCTATTCGCCCTCCGAGAAGACCGCGGTTGACCATGGGACCTTCACGATCGGCGGCTTGAGCTCGCCTTGCGCCTTGACCTCGCGCCAGCGGATTCCCCATTCGTCGAAGCGCCGCCGGTTCGACGGGAACGCGCCGAACTCGACGGCGATCGGCGTCCCGCGCGCGGCCAGCGCCGCGAGCTGCGCGCGCACGTCCCTCGTCTCGCCGACCATCGCGTAGGCGTGAAACGACGCCACGAGCGCGACGTTCAGCGCCAGCGCCGCGACGAGCGCGATTCCCAGCGCCCGCGCCGCGCCCTTCGGCCGCGAGGCGAACAACGCGGCCGCGACGGCGAT from bacterium encodes:
- a CDS encoding CoA-binding protein — protein: MANDEGGKKSAPEGAHDLLHAQAHPLDVFFAPKSVAVVGATEAANSVGRTLMWNLVTNPFGGTVYPVNPKRPSVLGVKAYPSVSEIPGECELAVISTPSKAVPGVIRECAQKGVKGAIIISAGFKELGAEGLALEQQVLAEARKGGIRIVGPNCLGVMSPVSNFNATFARSIARPGRLGFISQSGALCTSVLDWAHKENVGFSAFVSIGSMSDVGWGDLIDYLGQDPKTEAILIYMESVGDARAFLSAAREVALTKPIIVIKVGRTAAAAKAAASHTGSLTGSDDVLDAAFRRCGVLRV